A window from Nomascus leucogenys isolate Asia chromosome 24, Asia_NLE_v1, whole genome shotgun sequence encodes these proteins:
- the KLHDC7A gene encoding kelch domain-containing protein 7A: MFPRGAEAQDWHLDMQLTGKVVLSAAALLLVTVAYRLYKSRPAPAQRWGGNAQAEAKEEADGSGQPAVQEASPGVLQRGPRRRRSSKGAEAPQGCSWENPRGPYVLVTGATSTDGKPQRKGSGEERGGQGSDSEQVPPCGRGQETRTAVGSNPDPPHLPRLGSEPKSSPAGLTAAADGSCARDEPAPWQDSKPPEHPGLGQLEPPHCHHVAPLQGSSDMNQSWVFTRVVGVSREEAGALEAASDVGLTLHQQEGGPNASYTFSSIARVRMEENFIQKVEGVEPRLKGKVYDYYVESASQAIFQGRLAPRTAALTEVPSPRPPPESLGTGAASGGQAGDTKGAAERAASQQPGPSPSTRGFSRKESLLQIVENPELQLQPDGFRLPAPPCPDPGTLPGSGRSSREPHVQLVAGTNFFHVPLTPASAPQVRLDLGNCYEVLTLAKRQNLEALKEAAYKVMSENYLQVLRSPDIYGCLSGAERELILQRRLQGRQYLVVADVCPKEDSGGLCCYDDERDVWHPLARLPPEAVSRGCAICSLFNYLFVVSGCQGPGHRPSSRVFCYNPLTGIWSEVCPLNQARPHCRLVALDGHLYAIGGECLNSVERYDPRLDRWDFAPPLPNDTFALAHTATACAKEIFVTGGSLRFLLFRFSAQEQRWWAGPTGGSKDRTAEMVAVNGFLYRFDLNRSLGIAVYRCSASTRLWYECATYRMPYPDAFQCAVVDNLIYCVGRRSTLCFLADSVSPRFVPKELRSFPAPQGTLLPTVLTLPTPVLPQTRV; encoded by the coding sequence ATGTTCCCCAGAGGGGCAGAGGCCCAGGACTGGCATTTGGATATGCAGCTGACGGGCAAGGTGGTGCTGTCGGCTGCTGCCCTGCTTCTGGTGACTGTGGCCTACAGGCTGTACAAGTCGAGGCCTGCCCCAGCCCAGCGGTGGGGTGGgaatgcccaggcagaagccaaGGAGGAAGCAGACGGCTCAGGGCAACCTGCTGTACAGGAGGCTTCTCCTGGGGTGCTGCAGAGGGGGCCAAGACGCCGGAGGAGCAGCAAGGGGGCCGAAGCACCACAGGGCTGCAGCTGGGAGAATCCAAGAGGCCCCTATGTCCTGGTCACGGGAGCCACTTCCACAGACGGGAAGCCCCAGAGAAAAGGCTCAGGTGAGGAGCGGGGCGGGCAGGGCTCGGACTCTGAGCAGGTGCCTCCTTGCGGCCGCGGCCAGGAAACCAGAACAGCTGTTGGCAGTAACCCTGACCCTCCCCATCTCCCCCGCTTGGGCAGCGAACCGAAAAGCTCTCCAGCTGGACTCACTGCAGCAGCCGACGGCAGCTGTGCCCGTGATGAGCCTGCTCCATGGCAGGACAGCAAACCCCCTGAGCATCCAGGGCTGGGGCAACTAGAACCTCCCCACTGTCACCACGTGGCTCCCTTGCAAGGCAGCAGTGACATGAACCAGAGCTGGGTCTTCACCCGTGTGGTGGGGGTCAGCAGAGAAGAGGCTGGGGCTCTCGAGGCTGCCTCCGATGTTGGGCTGACCCTGCATCAGCAGGAGGGAGGCCCCAATGCCTCCTATACCTTCTCATCCATAGCCCGCGTCCGAATGGAGGAGAATTTCATACAGAAGGTGGAGGGGGTTGAGCCCAGGCTCAAGGGCAAGGTGTACGACTACTACGTGGAATCTGCCTCTCAGGCCATCTTCCAGGGCAGGCTGGCTCCCAGGACAGCGGCCCTGACTGAGGTTCCATCCCCTAGGCCACCGCCAGAGTCCCTGGGGACAGGAGCAGCTTCGGGAGGCCAAGCCGGTGACACAAAGGGTGCAGCCGAAAGAGCTGCCTCTCAGCAGCCAGGGCCGTCGCCCTCCACCCGAGGCTTCAGCCGGAAGGAGAGCCTCCTGCAGATAGTGGAGAACCCAGAGCTGCAGCTGCAGCCAGATGGCTTCCGCCTCCCCGCTCCACCCTGCCCAGACCCGGGCACCCTACCTGGCTCAGGCAGAAGCAGCCGGGAGCCCCATGTGCAGCTCGTGGCCGGTACCAATTTCTTCCATGTCCCGCTCACCCCTGCTTCAGCCCCACAGGTCCGCCTGGATCTGGGCAATTGCTATGAGGTGCTGACCTTGGCCAAGAGGCAGAACCTGGAGGCCCTGAAGGAGGCGGCCTACAAGGTGATGAGCGAAAACTACCTCCAGGTGCTGCGCAGCCCGGACATCTACGGGTGCCTGAGCGGGGCAGAGCGCGAGCTGATCCTGCAGCGCCGGCTCCAGGGCCGCCAGTACCTGGTGGTGGCTGACGTGTGCCCCAAGGAAGACTCTGGAGGACTCTGCTGCTATGACGATGAGCGGGATGTCTGGCACCCGCTGGCTCGCCTGCCCCCCGAGGCCGTGTCCCGGGGCTGTGCCATCTGCAGTCTCTTCAATTATCTCTTCGTGGTGTCCGGCTGCCAGGGGCCCGGGCACCGGCCCTCCAGCCGCGTCTTCTGCTACAACCCGCTCACGGGGATCTGGAGCGAGGTGTGCCCGCTGAACCAGGCCCGGCCTCACTGCCGGCTGGTGGCCCTGGACGGGCACCTGTACGCCATCGGCGGAGAGTGTCTGAACTCGGTGGAGCGTTACGACCCCCGCCTGGACCGCTGGGACTTTGCCCCGCCGCTCCCCAATGACACGTTCGCCCTGGCGCACACGGCCACGGCGTGTGCCAAGGAGATCTTCGTCACCGGCGGCTCGCTGCGCTTCCTGCTGTTCCGCTTCTCTGCGCAGGAGCAGCGCTGGTGGGCCGGCCCCACCGGGGGCAGCAAGGACCGCACGGCCGAGATGGTGGCGGTCAACGGCTTTCTCTACCGCTTTGACCTCAACCGCAGCCTGGGTATCGCAGTGTACCGCTGCAGCGCCAGCACCCGGCTCTGGTACGAGTGCGCCACGTACCGGATGCCTTACCCGGATGCCTTCCAGTGCGCCGTGGTGGACAACCTCATCTACTGCGTGGGACGCCGGAGCACCCTCTGCTTCCtagcagactctgtctcacccAGGTTTGTGCCCAAGGAGCTGCGGAGTTTCCCGGCCCCGCAGGGCACCCTCCTGCCCACCGTCCTGACCTTACCCACCCCCGTTTTGCCTCAGACCAGGGTCTAG